From one Lolium rigidum isolate FL_2022 chromosome 4, APGP_CSIRO_Lrig_0.1, whole genome shotgun sequence genomic stretch:
- the LOC124647280 gene encoding UDP-glycosyltransferase 75C1-like: MLPMERRQDECAAAEEKQQPPPHFLIVTYPAQGHITPARHLARRLVRAADGGEARVTICMPVSAFRKMFPEATAAGADGEEIREEEVGIAYAAYSDGYDGGFDRATDDYARYMLQIRLEGARTLSGLLRRLGDRGRPVTCAVYTLLLPWVAVVAREHGVATVAVFWIQPATALAAYYHYFRGSREAVVAAAASRDPTAEVRIPGLPPLMFRDLPSFLAVTSDDDPFACAITEFRELIDALERDGDSGKPPTYVLANTFDAMERDALASLRPHVEVITVGPVLSFLHGGDNGESPNDLFEHDTAEYLHWLDTMPAKSVVYISFGSTSVMSKTQVAEIADAMRQADKPFLWVLRKNNCREQGDDDAIKELLAAATGGGGGKVVEWCDQARVLSHPSVGCFVTHCGWNSTLESVACGVPTVAVPQYSDQGTNAWLVDRVLGVGVRAAARSEDGVLEARELTRCVEVAMSEAVTARAGEWKEKARAAVADGGASDRSLREFVRPR; the protein is encoded by the coding sequence ATGCTGCCAATGGAGCGTCGGCAGGACGAGTGCGCTGCGGCCGAGGAgaagcagcagccgccgccgcacttCCTTATCGTGACGTACCCGGCGCAGGGCCACATCACCCCGGCGCGCCACCTCGCTCGCCGCCTCGTACGCGCGGCCGACGGCGGCGAGGCGCGCGTCACCATATGCATGCCGGTCTCGGCCTTCCGGAAAATGTTCCCCGAGGCCACAGCGGCGGGCGCGGACGGCGaggagatacgagaggaagaagtCGGGATCGCGTACGCCGCCTACTCCGACGGCTACGACGGCGGGTTCGACCGCGCCACCGACGACTACGCGCGCTACATGCTGCAGATCAGGCTGGAGGGCGCGCGCACTCTGTCCGGGCTTCTCCGGCGCCTCGGCGACCGGGGACGCCCCGTCACTTGCGCCGTGTACACCCTGCTGCTGCCGTGGGTGGCGGTCGTCGCGCGGGAGCACGGCGTGGCGACCGTGGCCGTGTTCTGGATCCAGCCGGCCACCGCGCTCGCCGCGTACTACCACTACTTCCGAGGCAGCCGGGAGGCCGTGGTGGCGGCCGCGGCGTCGCGTGATCCGACCGCCGAGGTGCGCATCCCGGGCCTCCCGCCGCTCATGTTCCGCGACCTGCCGTCCTTCCTCGCCGTCACCTCGGATGACGACCCCTTTGCCTGCGCGATAACCGAGTTCCGGGAGCTCATCGACGCGCTGGAGCGCGACGGAGACTCCGGGAAGCCGCCGACTTACGTCCTCGCCAACACGTTCGACGCCATGGAGCGAGACGCGCTGGCGTCCCTGAGGCCTCATGTCGAAGTCATCACCGTCGGCCCCGTGCTCTCGTTCCTTCATGGCGGCGACAACGGCGAGAGCCCCAACGACCTGTTCGAGCACGATACAGCAGAGTACCTCCACTGGCTCGATACGATGCCAGCCAAGTCGGTGGTGTACATCTCGTTCGGGAGCACGTCGGTGATGAGCAAGACGCAGGTCGCCGAGATAGCGGACGCCATGAGGCAGGCCGACAAGCCGTTCCTCTGGGTGCTACGGAAAAACAACTGCAGGGAGCAGGGCGACGACGACGCGATCAAGGAACTCCTCGCAGCGgccacgggcggcggcggcggcaaggtgGTGGAGTGGTGCGACCAGGCGCGCGTGCTGTCGCACCCGTCAGTGGGCTGCTTCGTGAcccactgcgggtggaactcgaCGCTGGAGAGCGTGGCGTGCGGCGTGCCCACGGTGGCGGTGCCGCAGTACTCGGACCAGGGGACGAACGCGTGGCTCGTGGATCGGGTGCTGGGCGTCGGTGTCCGCGCGGCGGCGCGCTCGGAGGACGGTGTACTGGAGGCACGGGAGCTGACGAGGTGCGTGGAGGTCGCAATGTCGGAGGCGGTGACGGCGCGCGCCGGGGAGTGGAAGGAGAAGGCGCGGGCGGCCGTAGCAGACGGCGGAGCGTCGGACCGGAGTCTGAGGGAGTTCGTGAGGCCTCGCTAG